The following coding sequences are from one Venturia canescens isolate UGA chromosome 5, ASM1945775v1, whole genome shotgun sequence window:
- the Vta1 gene encoding vacuolar protein sorting-associated protein VTA1 homolog isoform X6, with amino-acid sequence MPGPDLPEVPAPLKGIQHYLKIASEHDQRDPVVSYWARLYALQTGLKISTKTPAENNFLLKLMDWLEATKKSLIDNEAITNEVAAQAHLENWALKLFLYADKNDREGTFNKSVIQSFYTAGLLYDVLTTFDELTEEAVQNRKYAKWKAAYIHNCLKNGETPIPGPMKTEGEDDDNSNLDVGPGPDEDFLPDLGSDEEPVQAENEEESQKDEPLVEPDGENAEPDQAENAPGVDSEENQVDETPAEPEGEAAESEQAEEGPSEPGIDPASGDEDIEGPAQPTPPPNTDSYGFPSVPGSTAPQPPGNTSYPSLPTPLTPNTYNPTPTPTSPSVPSDFSTPSKSTGGATLNPEQMLKAGKYIKWAGSAINYDDVTTAIENLQKALHLLTTGEDS; translated from the exons ATGCCTGGGCCAGATTTACCTGAAGTACCTGCTCCGCTCAAAGGAATACagcattatttaaaaattgcaTCTGAACATGATCAACGAGATCCGGTTGTCAGTTATTGGG CACGATTGTATGCACTTCAAACGGGCCTCAAAATCTCAACCAAAACTCCtgcggaaaataattttttgctgAAATTAATGGATTGGTTGGAAGCTACTAAAAAATCTTTAATCGACAACGAAGCAATAACCAATGAAGTTGCTGCTCAGGCCCATTTGGAAAACTGGGCTTTGAAGCTATTTTTATATGCTGACAAAAATGATAGAGAAGGAACTTTCAACAAAAGTGTCATACAAAGCTTTTACACAGCTGGACTTCTTTACGACGTCTTGACCACATTCGACGAACTCACGGAAGAGGCAGTACAGAATAGAAAGTATGCTAAATGGAAGGCGGCTTATATTCATAATTGTCTCAAGAATGGAGAGACTCCTATTCCTGGACCTATGAAAACAGAAGGCGAAGATGATGATAATTCCAATCTCGATGTTGGTCCTGGACCTG ATGAAGACTTTTTGCCCGATCTCGGCAGCGATGAGGAGCCTGTTCAGGCTGAAAATGAAGAAG aGTCTCAGAAAGATGAACCGTTGGTTGAACCAGACGGTGAAAATGCTGAGCCCGATCAAG CTGAAAACGCGCCTGGAGTAGATTCAG aagaaAATCAGGTAGATGAAACACCGGCTGAGCCAGAAGGCGAAGCGGCTGAGTCTGAACAAG CTGAGGAAGGTCCATCAGAACCTGGCATAGATCCAG CATCTGGCGATGAGGACATAGAAG GTCCTGCCCAGCCGACTCCGCCACCGAATACCGACTCTTATGGGTTTCCATCAGTTCCGGGTAGCACGGCTCCTCAACCACCGGGAAATACATCGTATCCTAGTCTTCCCACTCCGTTAACTCCAAATACTTACAACCCTACGCCTACGCCAACAAGCCCGAGCGTTCCATCCGATTTTTCAACGCCATCTAAGTCTACAG GAGGCGCAACTTTGAATCCCGAACAGATGCTTAAAGCCGGTAAATACATAAAATGGGCAGGAAGCGCTATAAATTATGACGACGTGACAACAGCGATAGAGAATCTGCAGAAAGCCCTCCATCTTTTAACAACCGGTGAAGATTCTTAA
- the Vta1 gene encoding vacuolar protein sorting-associated protein VTA1 homolog isoform X5 — protein sequence MPGPDLPEVPAPLKGIQHYLKIASEHDQRDPVVSYWARLYALQTGLKISTKTPAENNFLLKLMDWLEATKKSLIDNEAITNEVAAQAHLENWALKLFLYADKNDREGTFNKSVIQSFYTAGLLYDVLTTFDELTEEAVQNRKYAKWKAAYIHNCLKNGETPIPGPMKTEGEDDDNSNLDVGPGPDEDFLPDLGSDEEPVQAENEEESQKDEPLVEPDGENAEPDQAENAPGVDSEENQVDETPAEPEGEAAESEQDENQAEEPSLEPEGESAEPEQAEEGPSEPGIDPGPAQPTPPPNTDSYGFPSVPGSTAPQPPGNTSYPSLPTPLTPNTYNPTPTPTSPSVPSDFSTPSKSTGGATLNPEQMLKAGKYIKWAGSAINYDDVTTAIENLQKALHLLTTGEDS from the exons ATGCCTGGGCCAGATTTACCTGAAGTACCTGCTCCGCTCAAAGGAATACagcattatttaaaaattgcaTCTGAACATGATCAACGAGATCCGGTTGTCAGTTATTGGG CACGATTGTATGCACTTCAAACGGGCCTCAAAATCTCAACCAAAACTCCtgcggaaaataattttttgctgAAATTAATGGATTGGTTGGAAGCTACTAAAAAATCTTTAATCGACAACGAAGCAATAACCAATGAAGTTGCTGCTCAGGCCCATTTGGAAAACTGGGCTTTGAAGCTATTTTTATATGCTGACAAAAATGATAGAGAAGGAACTTTCAACAAAAGTGTCATACAAAGCTTTTACACAGCTGGACTTCTTTACGACGTCTTGACCACATTCGACGAACTCACGGAAGAGGCAGTACAGAATAGAAAGTATGCTAAATGGAAGGCGGCTTATATTCATAATTGTCTCAAGAATGGAGAGACTCCTATTCCTGGACCTATGAAAACAGAAGGCGAAGATGATGATAATTCCAATCTCGATGTTGGTCCTGGACCTG ATGAAGACTTTTTGCCCGATCTCGGCAGCGATGAGGAGCCTGTTCAGGCTGAAAATGAAGAAG aGTCTCAGAAAGATGAACCGTTGGTTGAACCAGACGGTGAAAATGCTGAGCCCGATCAAG CTGAAAACGCGCCTGGAGTAGATTCAG aagaaAATCAGGTAGATGAAACACCGGCTGAGCCAGAAGGCGAAGCGGCTGAGTCTGAACAAG ATGAAAATCAGGCGGAAGAACCGTCGCTCGAGCCAGAGGGCGAATCGGCTGAGCCTGAACAAG CTGAGGAAGGTCCATCAGAACCTGGCATAGATCCAG GTCCTGCCCAGCCGACTCCGCCACCGAATACCGACTCTTATGGGTTTCCATCAGTTCCGGGTAGCACGGCTCCTCAACCACCGGGAAATACATCGTATCCTAGTCTTCCCACTCCGTTAACTCCAAATACTTACAACCCTACGCCTACGCCAACAAGCCCGAGCGTTCCATCCGATTTTTCAACGCCATCTAAGTCTACAG GAGGCGCAACTTTGAATCCCGAACAGATGCTTAAAGCCGGTAAATACATAAAATGGGCAGGAAGCGCTATAAATTATGACGACGTGACAACAGCGATAGAGAATCTGCAGAAAGCCCTCCATCTTTTAACAACCGGTGAAGATTCTTAA
- the Vta1 gene encoding vacuolar protein sorting-associated protein VTA1 homolog isoform X2 translates to MPGPDLPEVPAPLKGIQHYLKIASEHDQRDPVVSYWARLYALQTGLKISTKTPAENNFLLKLMDWLEATKKSLIDNEAITNEVAAQAHLENWALKLFLYADKNDREGTFNKSVIQSFYTAGLLYDVLTTFDELTEEAVQNRKYAKWKAAYIHNCLKNGETPIPGPMKTEGEDDDNSNLDVGPGPDEDFLPDLGSDEEPVQAENEEESQKDEPLVEPDGENAEPDQAENAPGVDSEENQVDETPAEPEGEAAESEQDENQAEEPSLEPEGESAEPEQDEKESSEPGVDPDKNETAEPSTEPEAESAEPEQAEEGPSEPGIDPGPAQPTPPPNTDSYGFPSVPGSTAPQPPGNTSYPSLPTPLTPNTYNPTPTPTSPSVPSDFSTPSKSTGGATLNPEQMLKAGKYIKWAGSAINYDDVTTAIENLQKALHLLTTGEDS, encoded by the exons ATGCCTGGGCCAGATTTACCTGAAGTACCTGCTCCGCTCAAAGGAATACagcattatttaaaaattgcaTCTGAACATGATCAACGAGATCCGGTTGTCAGTTATTGGG CACGATTGTATGCACTTCAAACGGGCCTCAAAATCTCAACCAAAACTCCtgcggaaaataattttttgctgAAATTAATGGATTGGTTGGAAGCTACTAAAAAATCTTTAATCGACAACGAAGCAATAACCAATGAAGTTGCTGCTCAGGCCCATTTGGAAAACTGGGCTTTGAAGCTATTTTTATATGCTGACAAAAATGATAGAGAAGGAACTTTCAACAAAAGTGTCATACAAAGCTTTTACACAGCTGGACTTCTTTACGACGTCTTGACCACATTCGACGAACTCACGGAAGAGGCAGTACAGAATAGAAAGTATGCTAAATGGAAGGCGGCTTATATTCATAATTGTCTCAAGAATGGAGAGACTCCTATTCCTGGACCTATGAAAACAGAAGGCGAAGATGATGATAATTCCAATCTCGATGTTGGTCCTGGACCTG ATGAAGACTTTTTGCCCGATCTCGGCAGCGATGAGGAGCCTGTTCAGGCTGAAAATGAAGAAG aGTCTCAGAAAGATGAACCGTTGGTTGAACCAGACGGTGAAAATGCTGAGCCCGATCAAG CTGAAAACGCGCCTGGAGTAGATTCAG aagaaAATCAGGTAGATGAAACACCGGCTGAGCCAGAAGGCGAAGCGGCTGAGTCTGAACAAG ATGAAAATCAGGCGGAAGAACCGTCGCTCGAGCCAGAGGGCGAATCGGCTGAGCCTGAACAAG ATGAAAAAGAGAGTTCAGAGCCCGGTGTAGATCCAG ATAAAAATGAGACCGCCGAACCATCGACGGAGCCAGAGGCTGAATCGGCTGAGCCTGAACAAG CTGAGGAAGGTCCATCAGAACCTGGCATAGATCCAG GTCCTGCCCAGCCGACTCCGCCACCGAATACCGACTCTTATGGGTTTCCATCAGTTCCGGGTAGCACGGCTCCTCAACCACCGGGAAATACATCGTATCCTAGTCTTCCCACTCCGTTAACTCCAAATACTTACAACCCTACGCCTACGCCAACAAGCCCGAGCGTTCCATCCGATTTTTCAACGCCATCTAAGTCTACAG GAGGCGCAACTTTGAATCCCGAACAGATGCTTAAAGCCGGTAAATACATAAAATGGGCAGGAAGCGCTATAAATTATGACGACGTGACAACAGCGATAGAGAATCTGCAGAAAGCCCTCCATCTTTTAACAACCGGTGAAGATTCTTAA
- the Vta1 gene encoding vacuolar protein sorting-associated protein VTA1 homolog isoform X1 has protein sequence MPGPDLPEVPAPLKGIQHYLKIASEHDQRDPVVSYWARLYALQTGLKISTKTPAENNFLLKLMDWLEATKKSLIDNEAITNEVAAQAHLENWALKLFLYADKNDREGTFNKSVIQSFYTAGLLYDVLTTFDELTEEAVQNRKYAKWKAAYIHNCLKNGETPIPGPMKTEGEDDDNSNLDVGPGPDEDFLPDLGSDEEPVQAENEEESQKDEPLVEPDGENAEPDQAENAPGVDSEENQVDETPAEPEGEAAESEQDENQAEEPSLEPEGESAEPEQDEKESSEPGVDPDKNETAEPSTEPEAESAEPEQAEEGPSEPGIDPASGDEDIEGPAQPTPPPNTDSYGFPSVPGSTAPQPPGNTSYPSLPTPLTPNTYNPTPTPTSPSVPSDFSTPSKSTGGATLNPEQMLKAGKYIKWAGSAINYDDVTTAIENLQKALHLLTTGEDS, from the exons ATGCCTGGGCCAGATTTACCTGAAGTACCTGCTCCGCTCAAAGGAATACagcattatttaaaaattgcaTCTGAACATGATCAACGAGATCCGGTTGTCAGTTATTGGG CACGATTGTATGCACTTCAAACGGGCCTCAAAATCTCAACCAAAACTCCtgcggaaaataattttttgctgAAATTAATGGATTGGTTGGAAGCTACTAAAAAATCTTTAATCGACAACGAAGCAATAACCAATGAAGTTGCTGCTCAGGCCCATTTGGAAAACTGGGCTTTGAAGCTATTTTTATATGCTGACAAAAATGATAGAGAAGGAACTTTCAACAAAAGTGTCATACAAAGCTTTTACACAGCTGGACTTCTTTACGACGTCTTGACCACATTCGACGAACTCACGGAAGAGGCAGTACAGAATAGAAAGTATGCTAAATGGAAGGCGGCTTATATTCATAATTGTCTCAAGAATGGAGAGACTCCTATTCCTGGACCTATGAAAACAGAAGGCGAAGATGATGATAATTCCAATCTCGATGTTGGTCCTGGACCTG ATGAAGACTTTTTGCCCGATCTCGGCAGCGATGAGGAGCCTGTTCAGGCTGAAAATGAAGAAG aGTCTCAGAAAGATGAACCGTTGGTTGAACCAGACGGTGAAAATGCTGAGCCCGATCAAG CTGAAAACGCGCCTGGAGTAGATTCAG aagaaAATCAGGTAGATGAAACACCGGCTGAGCCAGAAGGCGAAGCGGCTGAGTCTGAACAAG ATGAAAATCAGGCGGAAGAACCGTCGCTCGAGCCAGAGGGCGAATCGGCTGAGCCTGAACAAG ATGAAAAAGAGAGTTCAGAGCCCGGTGTAGATCCAG ATAAAAATGAGACCGCCGAACCATCGACGGAGCCAGAGGCTGAATCGGCTGAGCCTGAACAAG CTGAGGAAGGTCCATCAGAACCTGGCATAGATCCAG CATCTGGCGATGAGGACATAGAAG GTCCTGCCCAGCCGACTCCGCCACCGAATACCGACTCTTATGGGTTTCCATCAGTTCCGGGTAGCACGGCTCCTCAACCACCGGGAAATACATCGTATCCTAGTCTTCCCACTCCGTTAACTCCAAATACTTACAACCCTACGCCTACGCCAACAAGCCCGAGCGTTCCATCCGATTTTTCAACGCCATCTAAGTCTACAG GAGGCGCAACTTTGAATCCCGAACAGATGCTTAAAGCCGGTAAATACATAAAATGGGCAGGAAGCGCTATAAATTATGACGACGTGACAACAGCGATAGAGAATCTGCAGAAAGCCCTCCATCTTTTAACAACCGGTGAAGATTCTTAA
- the Vta1 gene encoding vacuolar protein sorting-associated protein VTA1 homolog isoform X4, which translates to MPGPDLPEVPAPLKGIQHYLKIASEHDQRDPVVSYWARLYALQTGLKISTKTPAENNFLLKLMDWLEATKKSLIDNEAITNEVAAQAHLENWALKLFLYADKNDREGTFNKSVIQSFYTAGLLYDVLTTFDELTEEAVQNRKYAKWKAAYIHNCLKNGETPIPGPMKTEGEDDDNSNLDVGPGPDEDFLPDLGSDEEPVQAENEEESQKDEPLVEPDGENAEPDQAENAPGVDSEENQVDETPAEPEGEAAESEQDENQAEEPSLEPEGESAEPEQAEEGPSEPGIDPASGDEDIEGPAQPTPPPNTDSYGFPSVPGSTAPQPPGNTSYPSLPTPLTPNTYNPTPTPTSPSVPSDFSTPSKSTGGATLNPEQMLKAGKYIKWAGSAINYDDVTTAIENLQKALHLLTTGEDS; encoded by the exons ATGCCTGGGCCAGATTTACCTGAAGTACCTGCTCCGCTCAAAGGAATACagcattatttaaaaattgcaTCTGAACATGATCAACGAGATCCGGTTGTCAGTTATTGGG CACGATTGTATGCACTTCAAACGGGCCTCAAAATCTCAACCAAAACTCCtgcggaaaataattttttgctgAAATTAATGGATTGGTTGGAAGCTACTAAAAAATCTTTAATCGACAACGAAGCAATAACCAATGAAGTTGCTGCTCAGGCCCATTTGGAAAACTGGGCTTTGAAGCTATTTTTATATGCTGACAAAAATGATAGAGAAGGAACTTTCAACAAAAGTGTCATACAAAGCTTTTACACAGCTGGACTTCTTTACGACGTCTTGACCACATTCGACGAACTCACGGAAGAGGCAGTACAGAATAGAAAGTATGCTAAATGGAAGGCGGCTTATATTCATAATTGTCTCAAGAATGGAGAGACTCCTATTCCTGGACCTATGAAAACAGAAGGCGAAGATGATGATAATTCCAATCTCGATGTTGGTCCTGGACCTG ATGAAGACTTTTTGCCCGATCTCGGCAGCGATGAGGAGCCTGTTCAGGCTGAAAATGAAGAAG aGTCTCAGAAAGATGAACCGTTGGTTGAACCAGACGGTGAAAATGCTGAGCCCGATCAAG CTGAAAACGCGCCTGGAGTAGATTCAG aagaaAATCAGGTAGATGAAACACCGGCTGAGCCAGAAGGCGAAGCGGCTGAGTCTGAACAAG ATGAAAATCAGGCGGAAGAACCGTCGCTCGAGCCAGAGGGCGAATCGGCTGAGCCTGAACAAG CTGAGGAAGGTCCATCAGAACCTGGCATAGATCCAG CATCTGGCGATGAGGACATAGAAG GTCCTGCCCAGCCGACTCCGCCACCGAATACCGACTCTTATGGGTTTCCATCAGTTCCGGGTAGCACGGCTCCTCAACCACCGGGAAATACATCGTATCCTAGTCTTCCCACTCCGTTAACTCCAAATACTTACAACCCTACGCCTACGCCAACAAGCCCGAGCGTTCCATCCGATTTTTCAACGCCATCTAAGTCTACAG GAGGCGCAACTTTGAATCCCGAACAGATGCTTAAAGCCGGTAAATACATAAAATGGGCAGGAAGCGCTATAAATTATGACGACGTGACAACAGCGATAGAGAATCTGCAGAAAGCCCTCCATCTTTTAACAACCGGTGAAGATTCTTAA
- the Vta1 gene encoding vacuolar protein sorting-associated protein VTA1 homolog isoform X3 has protein sequence MPGPDLPEVPAPLKGIQHYLKIASEHDQRDPVVSYWARLYALQTGLKISTKTPAENNFLLKLMDWLEATKKSLIDNEAITNEVAAQAHLENWALKLFLYADKNDREGTFNKSVIQSFYTAGLLYDVLTTFDELTEEAVQNRKYAKWKAAYIHNCLKNGETPIPGPMKTEGEDDDNSNLDVGPGPDEDFLPDLGSDEEPVQAENEEESQKDEPLVEPDGENAEPDQEENQVDETPAEPEGEAAESEQDENQAEEPSLEPEGESAEPEQDEKESSEPGVDPDKNETAEPSTEPEAESAEPEQAEEGPSEPGIDPASGDEDIEGPAQPTPPPNTDSYGFPSVPGSTAPQPPGNTSYPSLPTPLTPNTYNPTPTPTSPSVPSDFSTPSKSTGGATLNPEQMLKAGKYIKWAGSAINYDDVTTAIENLQKALHLLTTGEDS, from the exons ATGCCTGGGCCAGATTTACCTGAAGTACCTGCTCCGCTCAAAGGAATACagcattatttaaaaattgcaTCTGAACATGATCAACGAGATCCGGTTGTCAGTTATTGGG CACGATTGTATGCACTTCAAACGGGCCTCAAAATCTCAACCAAAACTCCtgcggaaaataattttttgctgAAATTAATGGATTGGTTGGAAGCTACTAAAAAATCTTTAATCGACAACGAAGCAATAACCAATGAAGTTGCTGCTCAGGCCCATTTGGAAAACTGGGCTTTGAAGCTATTTTTATATGCTGACAAAAATGATAGAGAAGGAACTTTCAACAAAAGTGTCATACAAAGCTTTTACACAGCTGGACTTCTTTACGACGTCTTGACCACATTCGACGAACTCACGGAAGAGGCAGTACAGAATAGAAAGTATGCTAAATGGAAGGCGGCTTATATTCATAATTGTCTCAAGAATGGAGAGACTCCTATTCCTGGACCTATGAAAACAGAAGGCGAAGATGATGATAATTCCAATCTCGATGTTGGTCCTGGACCTG ATGAAGACTTTTTGCCCGATCTCGGCAGCGATGAGGAGCCTGTTCAGGCTGAAAATGAAGAAG aGTCTCAGAAAGATGAACCGTTGGTTGAACCAGACGGTGAAAATGCTGAGCCCGATCAAG aagaaAATCAGGTAGATGAAACACCGGCTGAGCCAGAAGGCGAAGCGGCTGAGTCTGAACAAG ATGAAAATCAGGCGGAAGAACCGTCGCTCGAGCCAGAGGGCGAATCGGCTGAGCCTGAACAAG ATGAAAAAGAGAGTTCAGAGCCCGGTGTAGATCCAG ATAAAAATGAGACCGCCGAACCATCGACGGAGCCAGAGGCTGAATCGGCTGAGCCTGAACAAG CTGAGGAAGGTCCATCAGAACCTGGCATAGATCCAG CATCTGGCGATGAGGACATAGAAG GTCCTGCCCAGCCGACTCCGCCACCGAATACCGACTCTTATGGGTTTCCATCAGTTCCGGGTAGCACGGCTCCTCAACCACCGGGAAATACATCGTATCCTAGTCTTCCCACTCCGTTAACTCCAAATACTTACAACCCTACGCCTACGCCAACAAGCCCGAGCGTTCCATCCGATTTTTCAACGCCATCTAAGTCTACAG GAGGCGCAACTTTGAATCCCGAACAGATGCTTAAAGCCGGTAAATACATAAAATGGGCAGGAAGCGCTATAAATTATGACGACGTGACAACAGCGATAGAGAATCTGCAGAAAGCCCTCCATCTTTTAACAACCGGTGAAGATTCTTAA
- the LOC122411189 gene encoding novel acetylcholine receptor chaperone, which yields MASIVLRSLSVLLGIFFVFVGTIKVTSQLSKELHKDLRKEYVKYAKVFPLSETLDFKVPSKWYRRVVGSLEIICGLAMATIPSRKVKNASNAVLLFLMLMAVYSHHQLNDKLERTAPALVFLFMLTGRLVIDWQLGRHDNQAVNANGVDDKNKKQD from the exons ATGGCTTCGATAGTCCTCAGATCTCTGTCCGTTTTGTTGggcatatttttcgtttttgttggAACGATCAAAGTCACTTCGCAACTCAGCAAGGAACTCCACAAGGATTTG aGGAAGGAATACGTCAAATATGCCAAAGTGTTCCCGCTCTCGGAGACTCTGGATTTCAAAGTGCCGAGCAAATGGTATCGACGGGTTGTTGGATCGTTGGAAATAATATGCGGTTTGGCTATGGCAACAATCCCGAGTC GAAAAGTTAAAAACGCCTCGAACGCTGTTTTACTCTTTCTAATGTTGATGGCTGTTTATTCCCATCACCAGCTCAACGATAAATTGGAGAGAACCGCTCCAGCCTTG GTATTTCTGTTTATGCTTACCGGTAGACTGGTGATAGACTGGCAACTTGGCCGGCACGATAATCAAGCGGTAAATGCGAACGGTgttgacgataaaaataagaagCAAGACTGA